Proteins co-encoded in one Sulfurimonas sp. HSL1-2 genomic window:
- a CDS encoding 2Fe-2S iron-sulfur cluster binding domain-containing protein, producing MDKRVQARTGDVLLRVAESNGVKIPTECKDGTCGSCAVKIEDLSVEEPMNSTAEDYDAHAQSYYMEDKELDTLVEMGAITKKEAEVAQQFNRQTPIRLACQCIVRSDIIVKPFE from the coding sequence TACCGGCGACGTGCTTCTGCGTGTAGCGGAGAGCAACGGCGTGAAAATCCCGACCGAGTGCAAGGACGGGACGTGCGGGAGCTGTGCGGTAAAGATCGAAGATCTCAGCGTCGAAGAGCCAATGAACTCTACGGCCGAAGATTATGATGCACATGCTCAGTCTTACTATATGGAAGACAAAGAGCTCGACACCCTGGTCGAAATGGGTGCGATTACGAAAAAGGAGGCGGAAGTTGCCCAGCAATTCAACCGCCAGACACCGATTCGTCTCGCATGCCAGTGCATTGTAAGAAGCGATATTATCGTTAAACCATTCGAGTAA